One genomic segment of Bradyrhizobium prioriisuperbiae includes these proteins:
- a CDS encoding LysE family translocator, producing the protein MSLQLYLAYVAACIALALLPGPVVTLVIANGLRYGTRAALINITGAQVGLAIVIGVVAVGLTSLMATMGYWFDWVRFAGAAYLVWLGIKLIRSPSMLETSDAPPPPPRGGFFLQGLLVLLSNPKVLVFFGAFIPQFVDMSQPQFPQIVVLGLTFMVTVAMSDAAYALLAGRARNILSARRARMLSRASGGFMIGGGIWLALSRAR; encoded by the coding sequence ATGTCACTGCAGCTCTATCTCGCTTATGTCGCCGCCTGTATCGCGCTGGCGCTGTTGCCCGGACCGGTGGTGACGCTGGTGATTGCCAATGGCCTGCGCTATGGCACACGCGCCGCACTGATCAACATCACCGGTGCCCAGGTCGGATTGGCGATCGTGATCGGCGTTGTCGCCGTCGGGCTGACCTCGCTGATGGCGACGATGGGGTACTGGTTCGACTGGGTGCGGTTTGCGGGCGCCGCCTATCTGGTCTGGCTCGGCATCAAGCTGATCCGCTCGCCCAGCATGCTCGAAACATCGGACGCACCACCTCCGCCGCCGCGGGGCGGGTTTTTTCTGCAGGGCCTCTTGGTGCTGCTGAGCAATCCCAAGGTGCTGGTGTTCTTCGGTGCCTTCATTCCGCAATTCGTCGATATGAGCCAGCCGCAATTTCCGCAGATCGTGGTGCTCGGCCTCACCTTCATGGTGACGGTGGCAATGTCCGATGCCGCCTACGCCCTGCTGGCCGGGCGGGCGCGCAACATCCTGTCGGCGCGTCGCGCGCGGATGCTGTCGCGGGCCTCCGGCGGCTTTATGATCGGTGGTGGCATCTGGCTGGCGCTGAGCCGCGCGCGATAA
- a CDS encoding alpha/beta fold hydrolase, with the protein MTETLPLVLVPGLASSSRVYAPVIPSLWRLRPVMVANHLRDNSMEAIARRILSEAPARFALAGHSMGGYIAFEIMRQAPERVARLALLNTSARPDTPEASARRRMQMQMARDGKLHEVLDMLFPQFVHPSRVTDDALRQLVHDMADDVGAEGFINNQTAILARPDSRPGLGTIRCPTLVLTSDQDMLLPNELSKEIAAGIPGATLTIIPECGHMSQPERPQAVAAALSEWLATRQS; encoded by the coding sequence ATGACTGAAACCCTGCCGCTGGTCCTCGTTCCGGGACTTGCCTCGTCGTCTCGCGTCTATGCGCCAGTCATTCCGTCGTTATGGCGGCTACGGCCGGTCATGGTGGCCAATCATCTGCGCGACAACAGCATGGAGGCCATCGCGCGCCGCATCCTGAGCGAGGCTCCGGCACGTTTCGCGCTGGCGGGGCATTCGATGGGCGGCTACATCGCCTTCGAAATCATGCGCCAGGCGCCGGAACGCGTGGCCAGGCTCGCACTGTTGAACACCTCGGCACGCCCGGATACGCCGGAAGCTTCGGCGCGTCGCCGCATGCAGATGCAGATGGCTCGTGACGGCAAGCTGCACGAGGTGCTCGATATGCTGTTCCCGCAGTTCGTGCATCCTTCGCGGGTGACCGATGACGCGCTTCGCCAGTTGGTGCACGACATGGCCGACGATGTTGGAGCGGAGGGGTTCATCAACAACCAGACCGCAATCCTTGCGCGGCCGGATTCGCGCCCGGGCCTGGGCACGATCCGCTGCCCAACCCTGGTCCTGACCTCCGATCAGGACATGCTGCTGCCGAACGAGCTGTCGAAGGAGATCGCCGCCGGTATTCCCGGAGCAACGCTGACCATCATTCCCGAATGCGGACACATGTCACAGCCCGAACGACCACAAGCCGTGGCCGCCGCATTGAGCGAGTGGCTTGCAACACGACAATCCTGA
- a CDS encoding gamma-glutamylcyclotransferase family protein — protein MTVHLFVYGTLMRRARHPMAAMLAANADFVGEGRYAGRLYMISHYPGVVPSTMAGDVVFGDVYVLRHPSRLLRRLDVYEGSGPLSQKPVQYVRRLQTIALGDGKTLEAFVYVYNRPIAGLTRIRSGRFLRP, from the coding sequence ATGACAGTGCATTTGTTTGTTTACGGCACGCTGATGCGGCGGGCCCGTCATCCGATGGCGGCCATGCTCGCGGCCAATGCAGATTTCGTCGGTGAAGGCCGCTACGCAGGGCGGCTTTACATGATTTCCCATTATCCCGGCGTGGTGCCATCGACGATGGCCGGAGACGTGGTGTTCGGCGACGTCTATGTGCTGCGTCATCCTTCCCGTCTGCTGCGGCGGCTGGACGTCTATGAGGGAAGTGGGCCGCTGTCGCAAAAGCCGGTGCAATATGTCCGCAGGCTGCAGACCATCGCATTGGGCGACGGCAAGACCCTCGAGGCGTTTGTGTATGTCTACAACCGCCCGATTGCCGGGCTGACACGGATTCGCAGCGGCCGGTTCCTGCGTCCGTGA
- a CDS encoding MFS transporter: MPDQTASHGTVPAWLIFCLAVGTGVTVANLYYAQPLIGPIGQSLGISIARSGLIVTTIQAGYVAGLLLLGPLGDIVENKKLILGALCAVIVSLVAAMLATSVWIFLAAVLILGFSTSVTQTILLIASHLAPEKRRGEIIGKVMSGLLLGILLSRPIATLVAGVAGWHAVFGLSALVVSAIAILLAVALPRRHPDSKTGYRELIGSLWPVLRDNPVLQRRSIYQACMFGSISLFFTSIPVLLQAPPFSLGTVGLSAFLLSGAIGVLVAPVVGRLADRGHGRLVTGLGIALAAAAFGLTFFGGTGSLVPLVGASILIDAGVQCTLVSGQREIYKLPAEIRGRVNAAFVTSIFLGGGIGSALSTVVFSIGGFVPLGAIGLVFAAILLAAYLTEFRT, translated from the coding sequence ATGCCTGACCAGACCGCAAGCCACGGCACCGTGCCGGCCTGGCTGATCTTTTGCCTCGCCGTCGGTACGGGCGTGACCGTGGCCAATCTCTACTACGCCCAGCCCCTGATCGGCCCGATCGGACAGTCGCTCGGCATCAGCATTGCCCGCTCCGGCTTGATCGTGACCACCATCCAGGCGGGCTATGTGGCGGGTCTGCTGTTGCTCGGTCCGCTCGGCGACATCGTCGAGAACAAGAAGCTCATCCTCGGCGCGCTGTGCGCCGTCATCGTAAGCCTCGTGGCGGCGATGCTGGCGACGTCGGTCTGGATCTTCCTCGCCGCAGTTCTCATACTCGGTTTCAGCACCAGCGTGACCCAGACCATCCTCCTGATCGCCTCTCATCTCGCACCGGAGAAACGCCGCGGCGAGATTATCGGCAAGGTGATGAGCGGGCTCCTGCTCGGCATCCTGCTGTCGCGCCCGATCGCGACCCTGGTCGCCGGTGTGGCCGGCTGGCACGCGGTGTTCGGGCTGTCGGCACTGGTGGTGAGCGCGATCGCCATCCTGCTGGCCGTGGCGCTGCCGCGCCGCCATCCGGATTCGAAAACCGGCTATCGCGAGTTGATCGGATCGTTATGGCCGGTGCTGCGCGACAACCCGGTGCTGCAGCGGCGTTCGATCTACCAGGCCTGCATGTTCGGCTCGATCAGCCTGTTCTTCACCTCGATCCCGGTGCTGCTGCAGGCGCCGCCGTTTTCGCTGGGCACAGTCGGCCTCTCCGCTTTCCTGCTCAGCGGCGCAATCGGCGTGCTGGTTGCGCCGGTGGTGGGGCGTCTGGCAGACCGCGGCCACGGCCGGCTGGTCACCGGCCTTGGCATTGCATTGGCGGCTGCGGCCTTCGGCCTGACATTCTTCGGCGGCACCGGCTCGCTCGTGCCGCTGGTCGGCGCCAGCATCCTGATCGACGCCGGCGTCCAGTGCACGCTGGTGAGCGGACAGCGCGAAATCTACAAGCTGCCGGCGGAGATCCGCGGTCGCGTCAATGCCGCGTTCGTCACCAGCATCTTCCTCGGCGGCGGCATCGGCTCGGCACTGAGTACGGTGGTGTTTTCGATCGGCGGCTTCGTGCCGCTCGGTGCGATCGGCCTGGTGTTCGCGGCGATCCTGCTCGCGGCCTATCTGACCGAATTCCGCACCTGA
- the dnaG gene encoding DNA primase codes for MRFTPQFLDELRARLLVSEVVGRRVKLKKAGREWKGLSPFQQEKSPSFTVNDQKGFYHDFSSGKHGDIISFVMETDGVGFTEAVERLASMAGLSLPAVTPDAARQEQRRRTLHDVMEMATTFFIETLASRVGAKARGYLADRAIAPTTQLQFRIGYADGERFTLKEHLGKAGVSVEDMIEAGLLIGGDDIPVPYDRFRDRVIFPITDLRNRVIAFGGRALEKDVSAKYLNSPETPLFHKGDNLYNFAPARQATHNGAPLIVVEGYVDVIAMVTAGFAGTVAPLGTALTENQLAHLWKMVDEPILCFDGDKAGKRAAYRAADLALPHLKPGKSLRIALLPEGQDPDDLARSGGRGAIEDVIGAARPLAEVIWSRETEGGSFNTPERRAALEARIGELTNGILDEVIRRYYRQDLVERLQRTLAPEGGRGGYGRGPGFGGESRRRFAPRGSQNGFQGGRGNPRGAGQKFSTVGQSLGRGPYQAASPQLASSPLMRGQRTALSRREALILQSLINHPWLLDDHLEEVAALELAHPEAHRLRAAIIAAFAHDHHHSPDPVEQSEKLRADLAKSGFSELLQRVEKSITTFAVWGAQPGAATDDVLATWHQLIVLHRQSHSLLRELKDAELALGEVANEANEAWLRDVKARLAEVDGTEALIEGFGESSGRFLKSV; via the coding sequence ATGCGCTTTACGCCCCAATTTCTCGATGAACTGCGCGCACGGCTTCTGGTTTCGGAAGTCGTGGGGCGACGCGTCAAGCTGAAGAAGGCGGGCCGGGAGTGGAAGGGCCTGTCGCCGTTCCAGCAGGAGAAATCGCCGTCGTTCACCGTCAATGATCAGAAGGGCTTCTATCACGACTTCTCGTCCGGCAAGCATGGCGACATCATCAGCTTTGTGATGGAAACCGACGGCGTCGGCTTCACCGAAGCCGTCGAGCGCCTGGCGTCGATGGCCGGTCTTTCGCTCCCCGCGGTGACACCCGACGCCGCGCGCCAAGAGCAGCGCCGCCGCACCCTGCACGATGTGATGGAGATGGCGACCACCTTCTTCATCGAGACGCTGGCGTCGCGTGTGGGCGCCAAGGCGCGTGGTTATCTTGCCGATCGTGCGATCGCGCCCACGACGCAGCTGCAGTTCCGGATCGGCTATGCGGACGGCGAGCGGTTCACGCTGAAGGAGCATCTCGGCAAGGCCGGCGTCTCGGTGGAGGATATGATCGAGGCGGGGCTTTTGATCGGCGGCGACGATATTCCGGTGCCGTACGATCGCTTCCGCGATCGCGTGATATTTCCCATCACCGACTTGCGCAATCGGGTCATCGCCTTTGGCGGCCGCGCGCTGGAAAAGGATGTCTCGGCCAAGTACCTGAACTCGCCGGAAACGCCGCTGTTTCACAAGGGCGATAATCTCTACAACTTTGCGCCGGCACGGCAGGCGACCCACAATGGCGCGCCGCTGATCGTGGTCGAAGGCTATGTCGACGTCATCGCCATGGTGACGGCGGGTTTTGCCGGCACTGTCGCCCCGCTCGGCACAGCGCTGACTGAAAATCAGCTCGCCCATCTGTGGAAGATGGTGGATGAACCGATCCTCTGCTTCGACGGCGACAAGGCCGGCAAGCGCGCCGCCTATCGCGCCGCCGATCTGGCGCTGCCGCACCTCAAGCCCGGCAAGAGTCTGCGCATCGCGCTGTTGCCGGAGGGGCAGGACCCCGACGATCTCGCGCGCAGCGGCGGGCGGGGCGCGATCGAAGACGTGATCGGCGCGGCTCGGCCATTGGCCGAGGTGATCTGGTCGCGCGAGACCGAGGGCGGGAGCTTCAACACGCCGGAACGCCGGGCGGCGCTGGAAGCCCGCATTGGTGAATTGACCAATGGCATCCTCGACGAGGTGATCCGCCGCTATTATCGGCAGGATCTGGTGGAGCGGTTGCAGCGGACCTTGGCCCCTGAGGGCGGTCGCGGCGGCTACGGGCGCGGACCCGGTTTCGGCGGCGAATCGAGGCGCCGATTCGCGCCGCGAGGGTCTCAAAACGGGTTCCAGGGCGGGCGGGGCAACCCGCGAGGGGCCGGCCAGAAGTTTTCCACTGTTGGTCAGAGCCTCGGGCGCGGCCCCTATCAGGCGGCCAGTCCGCAATTGGCGAGCAGCCCTCTGATGCGGGGACAGCGGACGGCGCTGTCGCGACGCGAGGCCCTGATCCTGCAGTCGCTGATCAACCATCCTTGGCTGCTGGACGACCATCTGGAGGAGGTCGCGGCGCTGGAATTGGCCCATCCGGAGGCCCACCGGCTGCGCGCAGCCATCATCGCAGCTTTCGCCCATGATCATCATCACAGCCCCGACCCCGTCGAGCAGAGCGAAAAACTGCGAGCGGATTTGGCAAAATCTGGATTTTCAGAGCTTCTTCAAAGGGTTGAGAAATCTATCACGACCTTCGCGGTGTGGGGCGCGCAACCTGGAGCGGCTACCGACGACGTACTCGCCACCTGGCATCAATTGATCGTCTTGCATCGGCAGTCGCACTCCCTACTTAGGGAGCTGAAGGACGCAGAGCTGGCTCTGGGCGAGGTGGCCAATGAGGCGAATGAAGCCTGGCTGCGCGACGTCAAAGCCCGGCTTGCGGAAGTGGATGGCACCGAGGCTCTGATCGAGGGGTTCGGCGAGTCCTCCGGCCGGTTCCTCAAGTCGGTGTGA
- a CDS encoding GatB/YqeY domain-containing protein has product MLRDAINTAVKEAMKARDERKLSTLRMVNSTIKNADIDARGQGKPPLSDDDLLGVLQKMIKQRQESVVLYEKGGRAELAAQESEEIAVISAYLPKQMSDDDVKAAIAAAIQETGAAGMKDMGKVIGVLKTKYAGQMDFGKASGLVKAALAG; this is encoded by the coding sequence ATGCTGCGCGACGCCATCAATACCGCGGTGAAGGAGGCCATGAAGGCCAGGGATGAGCGCAAGCTCTCCACGCTTCGCATGGTCAATTCTACCATCAAGAATGCGGACATCGACGCGCGTGGGCAGGGCAAACCTCCCTTGAGCGATGACGACCTGCTCGGCGTGCTGCAGAAGATGATCAAGCAGCGCCAGGAATCGGTTGTGCTGTATGAGAAGGGTGGCCGAGCCGAACTCGCCGCGCAGGAGAGTGAGGAAATTGCCGTCATCTCCGCGTATCTGCCAAAGCAGATGTCGGACGACGATGTCAAAGCCGCGATTGCCGCTGCCATCCAGGAAACCGGCGCTGCCGGCATGAAGGATATGGGCAAGGTGATCGGCGTGCTGAAGACGAAATACGCGGGCCAGATGGATTTCGGCAAAGCCAGCGGTCTGGTGAAGGCGGCACTCGCGGGATAG
- a CDS encoding glycosyltransferase family 39 protein, producing MTSNPGTSASPRTPAQPRAAWRRPFEAWLDGIEPGWAIPALLIGFVAIWMAFLLIAYINADLHPDILETWSIGRTFEWGNPKHPPLMGWVARLWSTVFPLTDWSFQLLAMVNAAFALWSVDLITRRFVRGDKRVIVLLLLMLLPAYQFHAQRFNANSILLAAWPLATYCFLRSFETRAFGWSVAAGLCAALAMLGKHYSVFLVAGFVLAAIAHPQRRAYFASLAPWVSALVGLAVLAPHLYWLAAHDFAPMKYAMTAHGGRSLPSAVHESGMFTLTLLAYFALPAVTWLLMIRTNLRAYASNLRRIEPGLLLLLLVFIGSILFPAVACITIGTDLPALWNLQGLFFVAIIAVAAATFAVDRFDTVNLAVFVLGLSLFAVGAAPFHAIYRNTHGYKEGRTFYRQAAEELTRRWHQVSPTPLPAVSGDDNLAFATAFYSPDHPRYARPFQFQYVWGLPRQSTLDKGWAALCFKGEADCEAWLRRLETRQTKFVQSEFVLTSQLWGRPGVSTVIVAVIAPPRDPSAEPVLVPERESLEDFSASRRHIQFRPESAIRPTRP from the coding sequence GTGACATCAAATCCAGGGACTTCGGCGTCGCCACGGACGCCGGCGCAGCCTCGCGCGGCGTGGCGACGGCCGTTCGAGGCATGGCTCGACGGCATCGAGCCGGGCTGGGCTATTCCGGCGCTGTTGATCGGGTTTGTCGCGATCTGGATGGCGTTTCTGTTGATCGCCTACATCAACGCCGACCTGCATCCGGACATCCTGGAAACCTGGTCCATCGGCCGGACTTTCGAGTGGGGCAATCCCAAGCACCCGCCGCTGATGGGCTGGGTGGCACGGCTCTGGTCGACGGTATTTCCGCTCACCGACTGGTCGTTCCAGCTTCTCGCCATGGTCAATGCAGCTTTCGCGCTCTGGTCGGTCGACCTGATCACCCGGCGTTTTGTGCGTGGCGACAAGCGGGTGATCGTGCTGCTGCTGCTGATGCTGCTGCCGGCCTACCAGTTTCACGCCCAGCGCTTCAACGCCAACAGCATCCTGCTCGCGGCCTGGCCGCTGGCGACCTACTGCTTCCTGCGCTCATTCGAGACCCGGGCGTTCGGCTGGTCGGTTGCTGCGGGCCTGTGTGCCGCGCTTGCCATGCTGGGCAAGCATTATTCGGTCTTCCTGGTTGCCGGCTTCGTGCTGGCCGCGATCGCTCATCCACAGCGTCGCGCCTATTTCGCGTCGCTGGCACCATGGGTCTCGGCCCTGGTCGGCCTCGCGGTGCTGGCACCGCATCTCTACTGGCTCGCCGCCCACGACTTTGCTCCGATGAAGTATGCGATGACCGCCCATGGCGGCCGCAGCCTGCCGTCGGCGGTGCATGAATCCGGCATGTTCACGCTCACGCTGCTGGCCTATTTCGCCCTGCCGGCGGTGACGTGGTTGCTGATGATCCGCACCAACCTGCGGGCCTACGCATCGAACCTGCGCAGGATTGAGCCGGGGCTTTTGCTGCTGCTGCTGGTTTTCATCGGCTCGATCCTGTTCCCGGCGGTGGCTTGCATCACCATAGGCACTGACCTGCCGGCGCTCTGGAATCTGCAGGGCCTGTTCTTTGTCGCGATAATCGCGGTGGCGGCGGCGACCTTTGCGGTCGACCGGTTCGACACCGTCAACCTCGCGGTGTTCGTGCTCGGCCTTTCGCTGTTTGCCGTCGGCGCCGCGCCATTCCATGCGATCTATCGCAACACCCACGGCTATAAGGAAGGCCGCACGTTCTACCGGCAGGCCGCCGAGGAACTGACCCGCCGCTGGCATCAGGTATCGCCGACCCCGCTGCCCGCGGTGAGTGGCGACGACAACCTGGCGTTTGCCACCGCCTTCTACAGCCCCGATCATCCGCGCTATGCGCGCCCGTTCCAGTTCCAATACGTGTGGGGCCTGCCGCGGCAGAGCACGCTGGACAAGGGTTGGGCCGCCCTGTGCTTCAAGGGCGAAGCGGATTGCGAGGCCTGGCTGCGGCGGCTCGAAACGCGGCAGACCAAATTCGTCCAGTCCGAGTTCGTCCTCACCTCGCAGCTGTGGGGCCGGCCGGGCGTCAGCACCGTCATCGTCGCCGTGATCGCACCGCCACGTGATCCCTCCGCGGAGCCGGTGCTGGTGCCGGAGCGCGAGAGCCTCGAGGATTTCAGCGCCAGCCGGCGACATATCCAGTTCCGGCCGGAAAGCGCCATTCGTCCCACCCGCCCGTGA
- a CDS encoding transglutaminase family protein, which yields MLIRTGFDIVYETPAVTPMVIMLSIHPSRAGDIVGAETLVTEPDVPVRYYRDSFGNACGRLTAPAGKIRLRGEALVRDSGRPDPVALEARQLAIEELSDACLLYLMPSRYCETEKLADIAWTLFKDTPPGWARVQAICDFVHGHVEFGYQHADATRTAFNVYQVRKGVCRDFAHLAVALCRCMNIPARYVTGYLGDIGVPPDPAPMDFSGWFEAHLSGRWHTFDARHNKPRIGRILMGTGRDAADVALTTNFGPVVLKKFVVHTDEVVAP from the coding sequence ATGCTGATCCGCACGGGATTTGACATCGTCTACGAGACGCCGGCCGTCACCCCGATGGTGATCATGCTCAGCATCCACCCCTCCCGGGCCGGCGATATTGTCGGGGCAGAAACGCTGGTGACCGAGCCGGACGTTCCGGTCCGATACTATCGGGACAGTTTCGGCAATGCCTGCGGGCGGCTGACGGCCCCCGCCGGCAAGATCAGGCTGCGTGGCGAGGCGCTGGTGCGCGACAGCGGCCGGCCCGATCCGGTCGCGCTCGAGGCCAGGCAACTCGCCATCGAAGAGCTTTCCGACGCGTGCCTGCTGTATTTGATGCCGAGCCGCTATTGTGAGACGGAGAAGCTCGCCGATATCGCCTGGACGCTGTTCAAGGATACGCCGCCGGGATGGGCGCGGGTGCAGGCGATCTGCGATTTCGTGCATGGCCACGTCGAATTCGGTTATCAGCACGCCGATGCAACTCGCACCGCCTTCAACGTCTACCAGGTCCGGAAGGGCGTGTGCCGGGATTTTGCCCATCTCGCCGTTGCGCTCTGCCGCTGCATGAACATTCCGGCGCGCTACGTGACCGGTTATCTCGGCGACATCGGCGTGCCGCCGGATCCGGCGCCGATGGATTTTTCCGGATGGTTCGAGGCGCATCTGTCAGGCCGCTGGCATACCTTTGATGCCCGTCACAACAAGCCGAGGATCGGCCGCATTCTGATGGGCACCGGCCGTGATGCCGCCGACGTGGCGCTGACAACGAACTTCGGCCCGGTGGTGCTGAAGAAATTTGTTGTCCACACCGACGAGGTGGTGGCACCCTGA
- a CDS encoding N-formylglutamate amidohydrolase gives MNPDNPLSLRLTSDEVPPVLEENDKGISPFLFTCDHYGRLIPRALGQLGLPIDELTRHIAWDIGIAGVATALSHMMNAHLIAQRYSRLVIDCNRPPGAPSSIPMISEATMIPGNEGLTHDSAEDRRRLFFEPYHNRIDEVIAQRLRDGRPTILVSLHSFTPIYAGIARPWHVGTLYHRDTRLPPLLLQQLRAEGDLVVGDNEPYAVSDATDYTIPVHGEKRGLMNTGIEIRQDLISEPSGQQQWAERLARILTEIEAVVGAEHLPV, from the coding sequence ATGAACCCAGACAATCCCCTTTCATTACGCCTCACAAGCGATGAAGTTCCACCGGTGCTGGAGGAAAATGATAAGGGCATATCGCCGTTCTTGTTCACCTGCGATCACTACGGCCGGCTGATCCCGCGTGCGCTTGGCCAGCTTGGACTGCCCATCGACGAACTGACACGGCACATCGCCTGGGACATCGGCATCGCCGGCGTCGCGACCGCGCTGTCGCACATGATGAATGCGCACCTGATCGCGCAGCGTTATTCGCGACTGGTGATCGACTGCAACCGGCCGCCGGGCGCGCCGTCCTCGATCCCGATGATCAGCGAAGCAACCATGATCCCCGGCAACGAGGGCCTGACACACGACAGCGCCGAGGACCGGCGACGACTATTCTTCGAGCCGTATCACAACCGGATCGATGAGGTCATCGCGCAGCGGCTGCGCGATGGACGACCGACCATCCTGGTCTCGCTGCATTCCTTCACGCCGATCTATGCCGGCATCGCACGTCCCTGGCACGTCGGGACGCTGTATCATCGCGATACCAGGCTGCCACCATTGCTGCTGCAGCAGCTGCGCGCCGAGGGCGATCTGGTGGTCGGCGACAACGAGCCCTATGCGGTAAGCGATGCCACTGACTACACCATTCCCGTGCACGGCGAGAAGCGGGGCCTGATGAACACCGGCATCGAGATCCGCCAGGACTTGATCTCCGAGCCCTCGGGTCAGCAGCAATGGGCTGAGCGACTGGCCCGCATTCTCACCGAAATCGAGGCCGTGGTCGGCGCCGAACACTTGCCGGTGTAA
- a CDS encoding acyl-CoA synthetase — protein sequence MLTETDDYHRLYETFRWNVPALFNIADVCCDRHADGTGRLALIYVDEDGGTRRPSFDDMRAWSCKFANVLQADGLVRGDRVAVFLSQSIELPVVHLAAFRAGLVSVPLFMLFGEDALEFRLANSGAKVVVTDAAGFEKLAKIRDRLPELKHVFVTGDVTPSGAKSFWQAIEVASDVFSNAPTHADDPAIIIFTSGTTGNPKGALHAHRVLLGHLPCVEMVHDFFPKPGDVYWTPADWAWIGGLFDALFPAWYHGVPIVGYRAKKFEPQAAMQLMADHGVRNVFLPPTALKLMRQADVRHSGVKLRSILTGGESLGAELLAWVRATFGIDAHEIYGQTECNLVIGNHAGLFQIRPGSMGRAIPGFDVCIVNEHGEELPRGERGIVGVRRPNPCMMLEYWRNPEATAKKYAGEFLLTGDLGIQDADGYFWYVSREDDVITSAGYRIGPSEIEHTLLKHPAVAIAAVVGIPDPIRTEAIKAWIVLRPGFSPSDALAREIQDFVKVQLAAHEYPRHVQFADSLPMTATGKVLRRELRTLG from the coding sequence ATGCTCACCGAGACCGACGACTATCATCGCCTCTATGAAACTTTCCGCTGGAACGTTCCGGCGCTGTTCAACATTGCCGACGTCTGCTGCGACCGCCATGCCGATGGCACGGGTCGTCTTGCCCTGATCTACGTTGACGAGGATGGCGGCACCCGGCGGCCGTCATTCGACGATATGCGCGCCTGGTCGTGCAAGTTTGCCAATGTGTTGCAAGCCGACGGCCTTGTCCGTGGCGACCGTGTCGCGGTGTTCCTGTCGCAGTCGATTGAACTTCCAGTGGTGCACCTCGCAGCGTTTCGTGCCGGCCTGGTGTCGGTGCCGCTGTTCATGCTGTTTGGCGAGGATGCACTCGAATTCCGGCTCGCCAACAGCGGCGCCAAGGTCGTGGTCACCGATGCCGCCGGTTTCGAGAAGCTGGCGAAAATCCGTGACCGGCTGCCGGAGCTCAAGCATGTCTTCGTGACTGGCGATGTGACGCCGTCAGGCGCCAAATCGTTCTGGCAGGCGATCGAAGTCGCGTCAGACGTTTTCAGCAATGCGCCAACACATGCCGATGATCCAGCCATCATCATCTTTACCTCCGGCACCACCGGCAATCCGAAAGGCGCGCTGCATGCCCATCGCGTGCTGCTCGGCCATCTGCCGTGCGTTGAGATGGTGCACGACTTCTTCCCCAAACCAGGTGATGTGTACTGGACGCCGGCCGACTGGGCCTGGATCGGCGGGCTGTTCGATGCGCTTTTTCCGGCCTGGTATCATGGCGTGCCGATTGTGGGCTATCGCGCCAAGAAGTTCGAACCTCAGGCCGCCATGCAACTGATGGCCGATCATGGCGTGCGCAACGTGTTCCTGCCGCCCACCGCGCTGAAGCTGATGCGCCAGGCCGACGTCAGGCATTCCGGCGTGAAGCTGCGCAGCATCCTCACCGGCGGCGAATCGCTCGGGGCCGAGCTGCTCGCCTGGGTCCGCGCGACCTTCGGCATCGACGCCCACGAGATCTACGGCCAGACCGAATGCAATCTCGTGATCGGCAACCATGCAGGCCTGTTTCAGATCCGGCCGGGATCCATGGGGCGCGCCATTCCCGGCTTCGACGTCTGCATCGTGAACGAACACGGCGAGGAATTGCCGCGCGGCGAACGCGGTATCGTCGGCGTGCGCCGACCGAACCCCTGCATGATGCTCGAATACTGGCGCAATCCCGAGGCTACGGCCAAGAAATACGCCGGCGAGTTCCTGCTGACTGGAGATCTCGGCATCCAGGATGCGGACGGTTATTTCTGGTACGTCAGCCGCGAGGACGACGTCATCACCAGCGCCGGCTATCGCATCGGCCCCTCCGAGATCGAGCATACCCTGCTGAAGCATCCGGCGGTCGCGATTGCCGCGGTGGTCGGGATTCCCGATCCGATCCGCACCGAGGCGATCAAGGCCTGGATCGTGCTGCGGCCGGGATTTTCGCCAAGCGACGCGTTGGCGCGCGAGATCCAGGACTTCGTCAAGGTGCAACTCGCAGCTCACGAATATCCACGCCATGTGCAGTTCGCCGACAGCCTGCCGATGACGGCTACCGGCAAGGTGCTGCGCCGCGAGTTGCGTACGCTGGGGTGA